The proteins below are encoded in one region of Carassius auratus strain Wakin linkage group LG44F, ASM336829v1, whole genome shotgun sequence:
- the LOC113068435 gene encoding inositol monophosphatase 3-like gives MNVLKCGFHCLQVNSEEHANAEGEATVWTHIIPEEILAKISGGKEVPAESITVWIDPLDATLEYTENLQKYVTTMVCVAVDGDPVIGVIHKPFTGYTAWGFVGEGSNVVPRASYNTNFPKVIVSRSHSGKVESFVRVAFGNNTEMIPAGGAGYKVLALLDPTDEEQDTADIYIHVTYIKKWDICAGDAILRSLGGEMTTLKGEQIDYSGTEGNKGGLLASIKTDHEALVKRLPPWEENKQ, from the exons ATGAATGTTCTCAAGTGTGGTTTCCATTGTTTGCAGGTGAACTCAGAAGAACATGCTAATGCCGAGGGTGAGGCCACTGTGTGGACACACATCATCCCTGAAGAAATTCTGGCAAAGATCTCAGGAGGGAAGGAAGTTCCTGCAGAAAGTATCACAGTGTGGATTGATCCACTGGACGCCACTCTGGAATACACAG AAAATCTCCAGAAGTATGTCACCACAATGGTGTGTGTGGCTGTGGACGGGGATCCTGTTATAGGTGTGATTCACAAACCCTTCACCGGGTACACAG CATGGGGTTTTGTTGGAGAGGGATCCAATGTGGTACCTCGTGCTTCCTACAACACAAACTTTCCTAAGGTGATTGTTTCACGCTCACACTCGGGCAAGGTGGAGAGCTTCGTTCGAGTGGCCTTTGGCAACAATACAGAAATGATACCAGCAGGGGGTGCAG gaTATAAGGTACTAGCTCTTCTAGACCCCACTGATGAGGAACAAGATACGGCCGATATTTACATCCATGTGACGTACATCAAAAAATGGGATATCTGTGCGGGTGATGCCATCTTGAGGTCTCTTGGTGGTGAAATGACGACTCTCAAAGGAGAGCAGATTGATTACTCTGGGACAGAGGGAAATAAGGGCGGCCTGCTGGCAAGCATTAAAACTGACCATGAAGCATTGGTGAAAAGACTTCCACCATGGGAGgagaacaaacaataa